The Panicum virgatum strain AP13 chromosome 5K, P.virgatum_v5, whole genome shotgun sequence genome has a window encoding:
- the LOC120707834 gene encoding uncharacterized protein LOC120707834 isoform X3 — MLLRLTCAHPAPSAATRWRPPGRARPAPHFRRGRAAASSADGNGAPSSPLPYDPFADILGPDIGASSTRSQNTAPIAEKGKLRSWVGPNGQYYRELPCPSCRGRGYTPCKQCGVDRSSLDCPMCNGKGIRMCLQCGGECVIWQESIDEQPWEKVRSSSPLKVKEDDEVDKLEIKINTPKRSKRTYPSPSPEVAMKISRSLRSLNAQTGLFTKHMKIIHQDPELHAQRVAAIKRTKGAASARKHASETQKAFFSNPENRFKRSIAMKDVGKKDTEASIVQQ, encoded by the exons ATGCTGCTCCGGCTCACGTGCGCCCACCCCGCACCGTCCGCGGCGACCCGGTGGAGGCCGCCTGGGCGGGCGCGGCCAGCGCCGCACTTCCGAcgagggcgcgccgccgcctcctcggctGACGGCAACGGTGCTCCGAGCTCTCCG CTTCCATATGACCCTTTCGCGGATATCCTCGGTCCGGACATCGGCGCCAGCTCAACACGTTCACA GAATACAGCACCTATTGCGGAGAAGGGGAAACTGAGGTCCTGGGTCGGTCCAAATGGGCAATACTATCGTGAGCTGCCTTGCCCTAGCTGCAGAGGTAGAGGTTACACTCCATGCAAGCAGTGCGGGGTAGACAGATCAAGCTTGGACTGCCCTATGTGCAATGGCAAG GGCATTAGGATGTGTCTACAATGTGGCGGAGAGTGTGTGATATGGCAGGAATCCATTGATGAACAGCCATGGGAGAAAGTTCGGTCAAG CTCTCCCTTGAAAGTAAAAGAAGACGATGAAGTCGACAAGTTAGAGATAAAGATCAACACCCCAAAAAGATCAAAGCGTACTTATCCTTCACCTTCACCGGAAGTTGCCATGAAGATTAGCCGATCATTAAGA AGTCTGAATGCTCAAACAGGATTATTTACTAAGCACATGAAGATTATACACCAAGACCCTGAACTGCATGCTCAAAGGGTTGCTGCAATCAAG AGAACAAAAGGTGCTGCTTCTGCAAGAAAGCATGCTTCTGAAACTCAAAAGGCTTTCTTCAGTAATCCTGAGAATCGGTTCAAGAGAAGCATTGCTATGAAAG ATGTGGGCAAGAAGGACACAGAAGCTTCTATTGTCCAACAGTGA
- the LOC120707834 gene encoding uncharacterized protein LOC120707834 isoform X1, which translates to MLLRLTCAHPAPSAATRWRPPGRARPAPHFRRGRAAASSADGNGAPSSPLPYDPFADILGPDIGASSTRSQNTAPIAEKGKLRSWVGPNGQYYRELPCPSCRGRGYTPCKQCGVDRSSLDCPMCNGKGIRMCLQCGGECVIWQESIDEQPWEKVRSSSPLKVKEDDEVDKLEIKINTPKRSKRTYPSPSPEVAMKISRSLRSLNAQTGLFTKHMKIIHQDPELHAQRVAAIKRTKGAASARKHASETQKAFFSNPENRFKRSIAMKGVKFYCSRCGQEGHRSFYCPTVRKDSARVQFKCRLCGMEGHNSRTCGKPKSEKEQQRQPRHCSRCGGKGHNRRNCPRSTDVDIGASGYTTNKVTGRNSGIYSCSFCLEKGHNRRTCPKRKASLA; encoded by the exons ATGCTGCTCCGGCTCACGTGCGCCCACCCCGCACCGTCCGCGGCGACCCGGTGGAGGCCGCCTGGGCGGGCGCGGCCAGCGCCGCACTTCCGAcgagggcgcgccgccgcctcctcggctGACGGCAACGGTGCTCCGAGCTCTCCG CTTCCATATGACCCTTTCGCGGATATCCTCGGTCCGGACATCGGCGCCAGCTCAACACGTTCACA GAATACAGCACCTATTGCGGAGAAGGGGAAACTGAGGTCCTGGGTCGGTCCAAATGGGCAATACTATCGTGAGCTGCCTTGCCCTAGCTGCAGAGGTAGAGGTTACACTCCATGCAAGCAGTGCGGGGTAGACAGATCAAGCTTGGACTGCCCTATGTGCAATGGCAAG GGCATTAGGATGTGTCTACAATGTGGCGGAGAGTGTGTGATATGGCAGGAATCCATTGATGAACAGCCATGGGAGAAAGTTCGGTCAAG CTCTCCCTTGAAAGTAAAAGAAGACGATGAAGTCGACAAGTTAGAGATAAAGATCAACACCCCAAAAAGATCAAAGCGTACTTATCCTTCACCTTCACCGGAAGTTGCCATGAAGATTAGCCGATCATTAAGA AGTCTGAATGCTCAAACAGGATTATTTACTAAGCACATGAAGATTATACACCAAGACCCTGAACTGCATGCTCAAAGGGTTGCTGCAATCAAG AGAACAAAAGGTGCTGCTTCTGCAAGAAAGCATGCTTCTGAAACTCAAAAGGCTTTCTTCAGTAATCCTGAGAATCGGTTCAAGAGAAGCATTGCTATGAAAG GGGTGAAATTTTACTGTAGCAGATGTGGGCAAGAAGGACACAGAAGCTTCTATTGTCCAACAGTGAGGAAAGATTCGGCCAGAGTGCAGTTCAAGTGCCGATTATGTGGCATGGAAGGGCATAATAGCCGAACATGTGGCAAGCCAAAGTCAGAGAAAGAGCAGCAGCGACAACCTCGGCACTGCAGCCGATGTGGTGGAAAGGGGCACAACCGCCGCAACTGCCCTAGATCTACTGATGTGGATATTGGTGCTTCAGGCTATACGACTAACAAAGTTACTGGTCGTAATTCAGGTATTTATTCGTGTAGTTTCTGCTTAGAAAAGGGGCATAATAGACGAACATGCCCAAAAAGAAAGGCTAGCTTAGCTTAG
- the LOC120707834 gene encoding DNA-binding protein HEXBP-like isoform X2, translating to MQAVRGRQIKLGLPYVQWQGEPSRYLGIRMCLQCGGECVIWQESIDEQPWEKVRSSSPLKVKEDDEVDKLEIKINTPKRSKRTYPSPSPEVAMKISRSLRSLNAQTGLFTKHMKIIHQDPELHAQRVAAIKRTKGAASARKHASETQKAFFSNPENRFKRSIAMKGVKFYCSRCGQEGHRSFYCPTVRKDSARVQFKCRLCGMEGHNSRTCGKPKSEKEQQRQPRHCSRCGGKGHNRRNCPRSTDVDIGASGYTTNKVTGRNSGIYSCSFCLEKGHNRRTCPKRKASLA from the exons ATGCAAGCAGTGCGGGGTAGACAGATCAAGCTTGGACTGCCCTATGTGCAATGGCAAGGTGAACCTTCCAGATATCTT GGCATTAGGATGTGTCTACAATGTGGCGGAGAGTGTGTGATATGGCAGGAATCCATTGATGAACAGCCATGGGAGAAAGTTCGGTCAAG CTCTCCCTTGAAAGTAAAAGAAGACGATGAAGTCGACAAGTTAGAGATAAAGATCAACACCCCAAAAAGATCAAAGCGTACTTATCCTTCACCTTCACCGGAAGTTGCCATGAAGATTAGCCGATCATTAAGA AGTCTGAATGCTCAAACAGGATTATTTACTAAGCACATGAAGATTATACACCAAGACCCTGAACTGCATGCTCAAAGGGTTGCTGCAATCAAG AGAACAAAAGGTGCTGCTTCTGCAAGAAAGCATGCTTCTGAAACTCAAAAGGCTTTCTTCAGTAATCCTGAGAATCGGTTCAAGAGAAGCATTGCTATGAAAG GGGTGAAATTTTACTGTAGCAGATGTGGGCAAGAAGGACACAGAAGCTTCTATTGTCCAACAGTGAGGAAAGATTCGGCCAGAGTGCAGTTCAAGTGCCGATTATGTGGCATGGAAGGGCATAATAGCCGAACATGTGGCAAGCCAAAGTCAGAGAAAGAGCAGCAGCGACAACCTCGGCACTGCAGCCGATGTGGTGGAAAGGGGCACAACCGCCGCAACTGCCCTAGATCTACTGATGTGGATATTGGTGCTTCAGGCTATACGACTAACAAAGTTACTGGTCGTAATTCAGGTATTTATTCGTGTAGTTTCTGCTTAGAAAAGGGGCATAATAGACGAACATGCCCAAAAAGAAAGGCTAGCTTAGCTTAG
- the LOC120707827 gene encoding ras-related protein Rab7-like, translating to MSTSRRRTLLKVIVLGDSGVGKTSLMNQYVHKKFSQQYKATIGADFVTKEVLIEDRLVTLQIWDTAGQERFQSLGVAFYRGADCCVLVYDVNSNRSFDTLNTWHDEFLNQASPSDPKTFPFILLGNKIDVDGGKSRVVSEKKAMEWCASKGNIPYYETSAKEDYNVDNAFLSVAKLALEHERDQDIYFQAVADPVPETEPRSGCAC from the exons ATGTCGACGTCGCGGAGGCGAACCCTCCTCAAGGTCATCGTCCTCGGCGACAGCGG GGTCGGGAAGACGTCCCTGATGAACCA ATATGTCCACAAAAAGTTCAGTCAGCAGTACAAAGCTACAATTGGTGCAGATTTCGTCACAAAGGAGGTTCTCATCGAAGACAGGCTAGTGACTTTGCAG ATCTGGGACACGGCAGGGCAGGAGAGATTCCAGAGTCTTGGTGTTGCGTTCTACAGAGGGGCAGATTGTTGTGTGCTTGTCTATGATGTCAACTCTAACAGGTCATTCGATACACTCAACACATGGCATGATGAGTTTCTCAATCAA GCCAGCCCATCAGATCCTAAAACTTTTCCGTTCATCTTACTTGGTAACAAGATCGACGTAGATGGTGGAAAAAGCAGAGTG GTTTCTGAGAAGAAAGCAATGGAGTGGTGTGCTTCTAAAGGCAATATTCCTTATTACGAAACTTCTGCAAAAGAGGACTACAATGTTGACAATGCATTCCTGTCTGTTGCCAAGCTTGCTCTAGAGCATGAGCGTGATCAGGACAT CTACTTCCAGGCCGTTGCTGATCCTGTCCCAGAGACTGAACCGAGGAGTGGATGTGCATGCTAG
- the LOC120707834 gene encoding uncharacterized protein LOC120707834 isoform X4 encodes MLLRLTCAHPAPSAATRWRPPGRARPAPHFRRGRAAASSADGNGAPSSPLPYDPFADILGPDIGASSTRSQNTAPIAEKGKLRSWVGPNGQYYRELPCPSCRGRGYTPCKQCGVDRSSLDCPMCNGKGIRMCLQCGGECVIWQESIDEQPWEKVRSSSPLKVKEDDEVDKLEIKINTPKRSKRTYPSPSPEVAMKISRSLRSLNAQTGLFTKHMKIIHQDPELHAQRVAAIKRTKGAASARKHASETQKAFFSNPENRFKRSIAMKELMLCRGEILL; translated from the exons ATGCTGCTCCGGCTCACGTGCGCCCACCCCGCACCGTCCGCGGCGACCCGGTGGAGGCCGCCTGGGCGGGCGCGGCCAGCGCCGCACTTCCGAcgagggcgcgccgccgcctcctcggctGACGGCAACGGTGCTCCGAGCTCTCCG CTTCCATATGACCCTTTCGCGGATATCCTCGGTCCGGACATCGGCGCCAGCTCAACACGTTCACA GAATACAGCACCTATTGCGGAGAAGGGGAAACTGAGGTCCTGGGTCGGTCCAAATGGGCAATACTATCGTGAGCTGCCTTGCCCTAGCTGCAGAGGTAGAGGTTACACTCCATGCAAGCAGTGCGGGGTAGACAGATCAAGCTTGGACTGCCCTATGTGCAATGGCAAG GGCATTAGGATGTGTCTACAATGTGGCGGAGAGTGTGTGATATGGCAGGAATCCATTGATGAACAGCCATGGGAGAAAGTTCGGTCAAG CTCTCCCTTGAAAGTAAAAGAAGACGATGAAGTCGACAAGTTAGAGATAAAGATCAACACCCCAAAAAGATCAAAGCGTACTTATCCTTCACCTTCACCGGAAGTTGCCATGAAGATTAGCCGATCATTAAGA AGTCTGAATGCTCAAACAGGATTATTTACTAAGCACATGAAGATTATACACCAAGACCCTGAACTGCATGCTCAAAGGGTTGCTGCAATCAAG AGAACAAAAGGTGCTGCTTCTGCAAGAAAGCATGCTTCTGAAACTCAAAAGGCTTTCTTCAGTAATCCTGAGAATCGGTTCAAGAGAAGCATTGCTATGAAAG AACTGATGCTTTGCAGGGGTGAAATTTTACTGTAG